The following proteins come from a genomic window of Burkholderia stabilis:
- a CDS encoding LutC/YkgG family protein — translation MDTSAARRQILARIRAAQGRAAEPDAAERDGVADYLARHPQGPRPPAPADLVAAFVDEAARLSTTVDEVATLADAPAAAARYLSAHGLPAQAVAWRTLADLDWAGAGLSVECRKPRDGDLVGLTGCFCATAETGSLVLLSGPDTYASAGLLPETHIAIVPASRIVAGHEDAFALIRAERGELPRAVNFVSGPSRTGDIEQTIVLGAHGPYRVHVIVVRGA, via the coding sequence ATGGACACTTCCGCTGCCCGTCGCCAGATCCTCGCGCGCATTCGCGCGGCGCAGGGGCGCGCGGCCGAACCCGATGCAGCGGAGCGCGACGGCGTCGCCGACTATCTCGCGCGTCATCCGCAGGGCCCGCGCCCGCCGGCGCCGGCCGATCTCGTCGCCGCATTCGTCGACGAAGCGGCGCGCCTGTCGACGACCGTCGACGAAGTCGCGACGCTCGCCGATGCACCGGCCGCCGCCGCCCGCTATCTTTCCGCTCATGGCCTGCCCGCGCAGGCCGTCGCCTGGCGCACGCTGGCCGATCTCGACTGGGCAGGCGCAGGCCTGTCGGTCGAATGCCGCAAGCCGCGCGACGGCGATCTCGTCGGCCTCACGGGCTGCTTTTGCGCGACGGCCGAAACGGGTTCGCTGGTGCTGCTGTCCGGCCCCGACACCTACGCGTCGGCCGGCCTGTTGCCGGAGACGCACATCGCAATCGTGCCCGCCTCGCGGATCGTCGCCGGTCATGAAGACGCGTTCGCGCTAATCCGCGCGGAGCGTGGCGAATTGCCGCGCGCGGTCAATTTCGTGTCGGGCCCGTCGCGCACGGGCGACATCGAGCAAACCATCGTATTGGGCGCGCACGGCCCGTACCGCGTGCACGTGATCGTCGTACGGGGCGCATGA
- the mobA gene encoding molybdenum cofactor guanylyltransferase MobA, with translation MPASASPSIAGLLLAGGRATRMDGVDKGLQLLDGTPLALHVLHRLSPQVDETLISANRHADRYAELGAPFDARIVADETPDFPGPLAGLLAGMRAARAPLVACSPCDTPYLPADLVARLHAALDAQQADIAMAVTIDAESTRSPQPTFALLRTALADDLAARLAAGDRKVRAWYARHKTVEVEFRDERAFYNANSWQELAALARR, from the coding sequence ATGCCCGCTTCCGCCTCCCCCTCGATCGCCGGCCTGCTGCTCGCAGGCGGGCGCGCCACGCGCATGGACGGCGTCGACAAGGGCCTGCAACTGCTCGACGGCACGCCGCTCGCGCTGCATGTGCTGCACCGGCTCTCGCCACAGGTCGACGAGACGCTGATCAGCGCGAATCGCCACGCCGACCGCTATGCCGAACTCGGCGCGCCGTTCGACGCGCGTATCGTGGCCGACGAAACGCCCGATTTCCCCGGCCCGCTCGCGGGCCTGCTCGCCGGCATGCGGGCGGCACGCGCGCCGCTCGTCGCGTGTTCGCCGTGCGATACACCCTATTTGCCCGCCGACCTCGTCGCGCGGCTGCATGCGGCGCTCGACGCGCAACAGGCCGACATCGCGATGGCGGTGACCATCGACGCCGAAAGCACACGCTCGCCGCAGCCTACTTTCGCGTTACTGCGCACGGCGCTGGCCGACGATCTCGCCGCCCGGCTCGCGGCCGGCGACCGCAAGGTCCGTGCGTGGTACGCACGCCACAAGACGGTCGAAGTCGAGTTTCGCGACGAGCGTGCGTTTTACAATGCCAACTCCTGGCAGGAACTCGCCGCGCTGGCCCGCCGCTGA
- a CDS encoding 2-hydroxyacid dehydrogenase — protein MQKILVARPIFPDVIERLKQYFEVDWNNGDALTADALAARLADKDGALTAGDPVGAAALAAAPRLRVVANMAVGYNNFDMAAFNAANVLGTNTPDVLNESTADFGWALMMAAARRIAESEHWLRAGHWQKWAYDGFLGSDIYGSTLGVIGMGRIGQALARRARGFGMQVIYHNRSRVASEIEADLNAEYVSKDALLARADHVVLVLPYTKENHHTIGAAELAKMKPTATLTNIARGGIVDDAALAVALRDGTIAAAGLDVYEGEPTVHPALLEVPNVVLTPHIASATEKTRRAMANLAADNLIAALGEGPRAGQPPNPINPDVIGKPRA, from the coding sequence ATGCAGAAGATTCTGGTCGCGCGTCCGATCTTTCCGGACGTGATCGAACGGCTCAAGCAGTATTTCGAAGTCGATTGGAACAATGGCGACGCACTGACCGCCGACGCGCTCGCCGCGCGTCTGGCCGACAAGGACGGCGCGCTGACGGCGGGCGACCCGGTCGGCGCGGCGGCGCTCGCGGCCGCGCCGCGTTTGCGTGTCGTGGCGAACATGGCGGTCGGCTACAACAACTTCGACATGGCCGCGTTCAACGCGGCGAACGTGCTGGGTACCAACACGCCCGACGTGCTGAACGAGTCGACCGCCGATTTCGGCTGGGCGCTGATGATGGCCGCCGCGCGCCGGATTGCCGAATCCGAGCACTGGCTGCGTGCCGGGCACTGGCAGAAGTGGGCGTACGACGGGTTCCTCGGCTCCGACATCTATGGCTCGACGCTCGGCGTCATCGGGATGGGCCGTATCGGTCAGGCGCTCGCGCGTCGTGCGCGCGGCTTCGGGATGCAGGTGATCTATCACAACCGGTCGCGGGTCGCGTCCGAGATCGAGGCCGATCTGAATGCCGAATACGTGTCGAAGGATGCGCTGCTCGCGCGCGCCGATCATGTCGTGCTCGTGCTGCCGTACACGAAGGAGAACCATCACACGATCGGCGCGGCCGAACTCGCGAAGATGAAGCCCACCGCGACGCTGACCAACATCGCGCGCGGGGGGATCGTCGATGATGCGGCGCTGGCCGTTGCGCTGCGCGACGGGACGATCGCCGCGGCCGGCCTCGACGTATACGAAGGCGAGCCGACCGTGCATCCGGCGCTGCTCGAGGTGCCAAACGTGGTGCTGACGCCGCATATCGCGAGCGCGACCGAAAAGACGCGCCGCGCGATGGCGAACCTCGCTGCCGACAACCTGATCGCCGCGTTGGGCGAGGGGCCGCGCGCAGGGCAGCCGCCGAATCCGATCAATCCTGACGTGATCGGGAAGCCGCGCGCATGA
- a CDS encoding CreA family protein, which translates to MKHRLLSAAPLALLLSAVAAAPLAHAEEVGSVNTHFRVTGSDRVVVEAYDDPLVQGVTCYVSRARTGGIKGTLGVAEDPSEASIACRQVGPITFKEPLKQQTDVFSERMSFIFKTLHVVRVVDKKRNALVYLTYSDRIVSGSPKNAVTAVPMPAGTTIPVK; encoded by the coding sequence ATGAAGCACCGCCTCCTCTCTGCTGCCCCGCTCGCCCTCCTGCTCTCCGCCGTCGCCGCGGCCCCGCTCGCGCACGCGGAGGAAGTCGGCAGCGTCAACACCCATTTCCGCGTGACGGGCTCCGACCGCGTGGTCGTCGAAGCGTATGACGATCCGCTCGTCCAGGGCGTGACCTGCTACGTGTCGCGCGCCCGCACGGGCGGGATCAAGGGCACGCTCGGCGTCGCCGAGGATCCGAGCGAAGCGTCGATCGCGTGCCGTCAGGTCGGCCCGATCACGTTCAAGGAACCGCTCAAGCAGCAGACCGACGTGTTCAGCGAGCGCATGTCGTTCATCTTCAAGACACTGCACGTCGTGCGCGTGGTCGACAAGAAACGCAACGCGCTCGTCTACCTGACCTACAGCGACCGTATCGTCAGCGGCAGCCCGAAGAACGCCGTCACCGCAGTGCCGATGCCGGCCGGTACGACGATTCCGGTCAAGTAA
- a CDS encoding GNAT family N-acetyltransferase: MSDTPLIRSAEARDVGAILALMRELAEFEKLTHLFVASEADLADALFGERPAAEALVAERDGAIVAYALFFHNYSTFLGRRGLYLEDLYVQPSQRGTGLGTAMLRHLAARAVERGCARFEWTVLDWNQPAIDFYEKMGATVLPEWRIVRVTDDALDALAGQ, encoded by the coding sequence GTGAGCGACACGCCGTTGATCCGCTCGGCCGAAGCGCGCGACGTCGGCGCGATCCTCGCGCTGATGCGCGAGCTGGCCGAATTCGAGAAGCTCACGCACCTGTTCGTCGCGAGCGAAGCGGATCTCGCCGACGCGCTGTTCGGTGAACGGCCCGCTGCCGAAGCGCTCGTCGCCGAACGCGACGGCGCAATCGTTGCGTATGCGCTGTTCTTCCACAACTATTCGACGTTCCTCGGCCGTCGCGGCCTCTATCTCGAGGATCTGTACGTGCAGCCGTCGCAGCGCGGCACCGGCCTGGGCACCGCGATGCTGCGCCACCTCGCGGCACGGGCCGTCGAGCGCGGTTGCGCGCGCTTCGAATGGACGGTGCTCGACTGGAACCAGCCCGCGATCGATTTTTACGAGAAGATGGGCGCGACCGTGCTGCCCGAATGGCGCATTGTTCGCGTGACGGACGACGCGCTGGACGCGCTCGCCGGACAGTAA
- the rmuC gene encoding DNA recombination protein RmuC — protein sequence MTMTLLLAAVVVLAVALAVAIVAIVRGGGRHDDAAVLGDQIEDAAHAQARAVERLERELRGEIVENARGSRTELAGSFTQLQQTLAAQLTSVATVQNNQIEGFAQQLGKLVAGNAQQFDAMRESVQRQAQQAREEQTGALRLFGDTLNRQLTQLTEANDRRIGEVRATLEQRLKEIETNNAAKLEEMRRTVDEKLHATLEQRLGESFKLVSDRLEQVHRGLGEMQTLAAGVGDLKKVLTNVKTRGTWGEVQLEALLEQMLTPDQYAKNVATVPKSTERVEFAIRLPGRDAGTRDALPVWLPIDAKFPREDYERLIDAQERADAAAVEEAARALEARVRLEARTIAEKYVSPPHTTDFALLFLPTEGLYAEILRRPGLTDLLQRDYRVTVAGPTTLTALLNSLQMGFRTLAIEQRSSEVWQVLGAVKTEFGKFGDVLARTKAQLETVTRSIESAEQRTRVMSRKLKQVEALPGDTAAGLLGAEGNDGADADDA from the coding sequence ATGACGATGACGTTGTTGCTTGCGGCGGTCGTCGTACTGGCCGTCGCGCTCGCGGTGGCGATCGTCGCGATCGTGCGTGGCGGAGGCCGCCACGACGATGCGGCGGTGCTCGGCGACCAGATCGAGGACGCCGCGCATGCGCAGGCGCGCGCGGTCGAGCGGCTCGAGCGCGAACTGCGCGGCGAGATCGTCGAGAACGCGCGCGGGTCGCGTACCGAGCTGGCCGGCAGCTTCACGCAGCTTCAGCAGACGCTCGCCGCGCAACTGACGAGCGTGGCGACCGTGCAGAACAACCAGATCGAGGGGTTCGCGCAGCAGCTCGGCAAGCTCGTCGCCGGCAATGCGCAGCAGTTCGATGCGATGCGCGAGAGTGTGCAGCGCCAGGCGCAGCAGGCGCGCGAGGAGCAGACGGGCGCGCTCAGGCTGTTCGGCGACACCTTGAACCGGCAGCTTACGCAACTGACCGAGGCGAACGATCGCCGGATCGGCGAGGTGCGTGCGACGCTCGAACAGCGGCTGAAGGAAATCGAGACCAACAACGCGGCGAAGCTCGAGGAGATGCGCCGCACGGTCGACGAGAAACTGCACGCGACGCTCGAGCAGCGGCTCGGCGAATCGTTCAAGCTCGTGTCGGACCGGCTCGAACAGGTCCATCGCGGGCTCGGCGAGATGCAGACGCTGGCGGCGGGCGTCGGCGATCTGAAGAAGGTGCTGACGAACGTGAAGACGCGCGGCACCTGGGGTGAAGTGCAGCTCGAGGCACTGCTCGAACAGATGCTGACGCCCGACCAGTACGCGAAGAACGTCGCGACGGTGCCGAAAAGTACCGAGCGCGTCGAGTTCGCGATCCGGCTGCCGGGCCGCGATGCCGGCACGCGCGACGCGCTGCCCGTGTGGTTGCCGATCGACGCGAAATTCCCGCGCGAGGATTACGAACGGCTGATCGACGCGCAGGAGCGCGCCGACGCGGCGGCGGTCGAGGAGGCGGCCCGCGCGCTCGAAGCGCGCGTTCGGCTGGAGGCGCGCACGATCGCCGAGAAGTACGTGTCGCCGCCGCACACGACCGATTTCGCGCTGCTGTTCCTGCCGACCGAGGGGCTCTACGCGGAGATCCTGCGCCGCCCGGGGCTGACCGACTTGCTGCAGCGCGACTATCGCGTGACGGTCGCCGGGCCGACGACGCTCACCGCGCTGCTGAACAGCCTGCAGATGGGGTTCCGCACGCTTGCGATCGAACAGCGGTCGAGCGAGGTGTGGCAGGTGCTCGGCGCAGTCAAAACGGAGTTCGGCAAGTTCGGCGACGTGCTCGCGCGTACGAAGGCGCAGCTCGAAACGGTCACACGCTCGATCGAGTCCGCCGAGCAGCGTACGCGCGTGATGAGCCGCAAGCTGAAGCAGGTCGAGGCGCTGCCGGGCGATACGGCGGCCGGGCTGCTCGGGGCGGAAGGTAACGACGGCGCCGATGCGGACGACGCGTGA
- the fdxA gene encoding ferredoxin FdxA produces the protein MTHVVTEGCIKCKYTDCVDVCPVDCFREGPNFLAIDPDECIDCAVCVAECPTNAIYAEEDVPGDQQQFTELNAELAKGWPSITKTKPAPADADEWKDVQDKLHLLER, from the coding sequence ATGACTCACGTTGTGACCGAAGGCTGCATCAAGTGCAAATACACGGATTGCGTGGATGTGTGCCCGGTGGATTGCTTCCGTGAAGGTCCCAACTTTCTCGCCATCGATCCGGACGAATGCATCGACTGCGCCGTGTGCGTCGCCGAGTGCCCGACCAATGCGATCTATGCCGAAGAAGACGTTCCGGGCGACCAGCAGCAGTTCACCGAGCTGAACGCCGAGCTGGCAAAGGGCTGGCCGTCGATCACGAAGACCAAGCCGGCACCGGCCGACGCGGACGAGTGGAAGGACGTGCAGGACAAGCTGCACCTGCTCGAGCGCTGA
- the pncB gene encoding nicotinate phosphoribosyltransferase, with amino-acid sequence MIITSLLDTDLYKFTMMQVVLHHFPAANAEYRFKCRTPGVDLVPYIDEIRDEVRGLCALRFSDVELDYLRRMRFIKSDFVDFLALFHLNEKYISITPSPKGSGEIDIEIKGPWLHTILFEIPVLAIVNEVYFRNTQREPDYREGRERLREKIALLGAKPEFADCKIADYGTRRRFSKVWHEEVALTLRDGLGPQFAGTSNVLYAMKHDITPLGTMAHEYLQACQALGPRLRDSQIYGFEMWAKEYRGDLGIALSDVYGMDAFLNDFDMYFCKLFDGARHDSGDPFEWGERMLRHYEANRCDPRTKVLVFSDALDIPKVMQLYERFRGRCKLAFGVGTNLTNDLGYVPLQIVIKMVRCNGQPVAKLSDSPGKSMCDDKAYLAYLRQVFGIAQPVEENASK; translated from the coding sequence ATGATCATCACTTCGCTGCTCGACACGGATCTCTACAAATTCACGATGATGCAGGTCGTCCTGCATCATTTCCCGGCCGCAAACGCCGAATACCGTTTCAAGTGCCGCACGCCCGGCGTCGATCTCGTGCCGTACATCGACGAGATTCGCGACGAGGTGCGCGGCCTGTGCGCGCTGCGCTTTTCCGACGTCGAGCTCGACTACCTGCGGCGGATGCGCTTCATCAAGAGCGATTTCGTCGACTTCCTCGCGCTGTTCCACCTGAACGAGAAGTACATTTCGATCACCCCGTCGCCGAAGGGCAGCGGCGAGATCGACATCGAGATCAAGGGGCCGTGGCTGCACACGATCCTGTTCGAGATCCCGGTGCTCGCGATCGTCAACGAAGTCTATTTCCGCAACACGCAGCGCGAGCCCGACTATCGCGAAGGCCGCGAACGGCTGCGCGAGAAGATCGCGCTACTCGGCGCGAAACCCGAGTTCGCCGACTGCAAGATCGCCGACTACGGCACGCGACGGCGCTTCTCGAAGGTCTGGCACGAGGAAGTCGCGCTCACGCTGCGCGACGGCCTCGGCCCGCAGTTCGCGGGCACGAGCAACGTGCTGTACGCAATGAAGCACGACATCACGCCGCTCGGCACGATGGCTCACGAGTACCTGCAGGCGTGCCAGGCGCTCGGCCCGCGGCTGCGCGACTCGCAGATCTACGGCTTCGAGATGTGGGCGAAGGAATACCGCGGCGACCTCGGGATCGCGCTGTCGGACGTCTACGGGATGGACGCGTTCCTGAACGACTTCGACATGTACTTCTGCAAGTTGTTCGACGGCGCGCGCCACGATTCGGGCGATCCGTTCGAATGGGGCGAGCGGATGCTGCGCCATTACGAGGCGAACCGCTGCGACCCGCGCACCAAGGTGCTCGTGTTCTCGGACGCGCTCGACATCCCGAAGGTCATGCAGCTGTACGAACGATTCCGCGGCCGCTGCAAGCTCGCGTTCGGCGTCGGCACGAACCTCACCAACGATCTCGGCTACGTGCCGCTGCAGATCGTGATCAAGATGGTCCGCTGCAACGGCCAGCCGGTCGCGAAGCTGTCGGATTCGCCGGGCAAGAGCATGTGCGACGACAAGGCGTATCTCGCGTACTTGCGCCAGGTGTTCGGCATCGCGCAGCCGGTCGAGGAAAACGCGTCGAAGTGA
- a CDS encoding AraC family transcriptional regulator, which produces MSATRLPDSARYWRTPLLPDADLVTATYRDHTFAPHWHDAYTIPVILEGAERFTYRGSGYVAETGTVPVINPGEVHTGSRAADEGWCYRVSYMPVDFIRALTSAIAGRPQDAPWFAPDVIRDADLAARLALAHRMMEAGSERAPSSHAHGQPADDPAAGAPRIYDPLAAETAMLDALSTLIVRHADALPRPAPFMADEPRVDAMRERLAADLTCTVTLDEVAQAAGLSPFHAARLFTRTTGMPPHAWRNQLRLQRALAPLRAGVPVADVAAASGFVDQSHFTRHFKRMFGVPPGRWQAR; this is translated from the coding sequence ATGTCCGCCACCCGCCTCCCAGATTCCGCACGCTACTGGCGCACGCCGCTGCTGCCGGATGCGGATCTCGTCACGGCCACCTATCGCGACCACACGTTCGCGCCGCACTGGCACGACGCGTACACGATCCCCGTGATTCTCGAAGGCGCGGAACGCTTCACCTATCGCGGCAGCGGCTATGTCGCCGAAACGGGCACCGTCCCCGTGATCAATCCCGGCGAAGTGCACACGGGTTCGCGCGCAGCCGACGAAGGCTGGTGCTATCGCGTCAGCTACATGCCGGTCGACTTCATCCGCGCACTCACGAGCGCGATCGCGGGCCGCCCGCAGGATGCGCCGTGGTTTGCCCCCGACGTGATTCGCGACGCCGACCTCGCGGCCCGGCTCGCGCTTGCGCACCGGATGATGGAGGCCGGCAGCGAGCGCGCGCCGTCCTCGCATGCGCACGGGCAGCCAGCCGACGATCCGGCGGCCGGCGCCCCGCGCATCTACGATCCGCTCGCCGCCGAAACGGCGATGCTCGACGCGCTGTCGACGCTGATCGTGCGTCATGCCGACGCGCTGCCGCGCCCGGCGCCGTTCATGGCTGACGAACCGCGCGTCGACGCGATGCGCGAGCGGCTCGCCGCTGATCTCACATGCACCGTGACGCTCGACGAAGTCGCGCAGGCGGCCGGCCTGTCGCCGTTCCACGCAGCGCGCCTGTTCACGCGCACGACCGGCATGCCGCCGCATGCGTGGCGCAACCAGTTGCGATTGCAGCGCGCGCTGGCGCCGCTGCGCGCGGGCGTGCCCGTCGCCGATGTCGCGGCGGCCAGCGGCTTCGTCGACCAGAGCCACTTCACGCGGCATTTCAAACGGATGTTCGGCGTGCCGCCCGGGCGCTGGCAGGCGCGCTGA
- the glp gene encoding gephyrin-like molybdotransferase Glp, whose amino-acid sequence MITQSSPAPRTAPDSDAPLSLADAQALACRFAVPVDACDTVTLRDALDRVLAADVSPPFDIPAYDNSAMDGYAFDGGAGAHASPQGDVAMTVIGTAFAGHPFDGTVAAGSCVRIMTGAPMPAGCDTVIPQEHVRVDGDTIRFAAHDVVRGANCRKAGEDLARGACALAAGRILRPSDLGLLASFGMTDVTVRRRVRVAVFSTGDELCEPGEPLGRGALYDSNRGMLIAMLERLHVDAIDLGIVRDDPAALEAALRDAVAAQADAVITSGGVSVGEADFTRDVMARLGDVTFASLALRPGRPLACGTLARAADGAGHALFFGLPGNPVASAVTFYAIVRPALLTLAGAQALPTAMYTAISTHALKTRPGRTEYLRGIATRAADGRWHVAPAGSQSSASLSGLAAANCFIVLGHDTAAVDAGTPVDILPLDGLI is encoded by the coding sequence ATGATCACGCAATCCTCGCCCGCTCCCCGAACCGCACCCGATTCCGATGCTCCGCTGTCGCTCGCCGACGCGCAGGCGCTCGCGTGCCGCTTCGCGGTGCCCGTCGATGCATGTGACACGGTGACGCTGCGCGACGCGCTCGACCGCGTGCTCGCGGCCGACGTGAGCCCGCCGTTCGACATCCCCGCGTACGACAACTCGGCGATGGACGGTTATGCGTTCGACGGCGGCGCCGGTGCTCACGCGTCGCCGCAGGGTGACGTTGCGATGACGGTCATCGGCACCGCGTTCGCGGGCCATCCGTTCGACGGCACGGTAGCGGCCGGTTCGTGCGTGCGCATCATGACGGGCGCGCCGATGCCGGCCGGATGCGACACGGTGATTCCGCAGGAACACGTGCGCGTGGACGGCGACACGATCCGCTTCGCCGCACACGACGTCGTGCGCGGCGCGAACTGCCGCAAGGCCGGCGAGGATCTCGCGCGCGGCGCCTGCGCGCTCGCCGCGGGCCGCATCCTGCGGCCGTCCGATCTCGGCCTGCTCGCGTCGTTCGGCATGACCGACGTCACGGTGCGCCGGCGCGTGCGCGTCGCCGTGTTCTCGACCGGCGACGAATTGTGCGAGCCCGGCGAACCGCTCGGCCGCGGCGCACTGTACGACAGCAATCGCGGAATGCTGATCGCGATGCTCGAAAGGCTGCATGTCGACGCGATCGATCTTGGCATCGTCCGCGACGACCCGGCCGCGCTCGAAGCCGCATTGCGCGACGCCGTCGCCGCGCAGGCCGACGCGGTGATCACGTCGGGTGGCGTATCGGTCGGCGAAGCCGACTTCACGCGCGACGTGATGGCACGGCTCGGCGACGTGACGTTCGCGAGCCTCGCGCTGCGGCCCGGCCGGCCGCTTGCGTGCGGCACGCTCGCACGCGCGGCCGACGGCGCCGGTCACGCGCTGTTCTTCGGGCTGCCCGGCAATCCGGTCGCGTCCGCCGTAACGTTCTACGCGATCGTGCGTCCCGCGTTGCTGACGCTCGCCGGCGCACAGGCGCTGCCGACGGCGATGTACACGGCAATCAGCACGCATGCGCTGAAAACGCGTCCGGGCCGCACCGAATACCTGCGCGGCATCGCGACGCGCGCCGCCGACGGCCGCTGGCACGTCGCGCCGGCCGGTTCGCAGAGCTCCGCATCGCTGAGCGGCCTCGCGGCCGCCAATTGTTTCATCGTCCTGGGTCACGATACCGCGGCGGTCGACGCGGGCACCCCGGTCGACATCCTGCCGCTCGACGGCCTGATCTGA
- a CDS encoding sodium:proton antiporter: MKRHAAWAGMASGVALGAAPALASAATLDGATLSALWGIPFAGILLSIALFPLVAPVFWHHHFGKIAAGWAVVFLIPFAFAFGAGTAFGTLVHALLEEYIPFIVLLTALYTVAGGICVNGNLHGSPKLNTSILALGTLLASVMGTTGAAMLLIRPLLRANDNRKHVVHVVIFFIFLVANAGGSLSPLGDPPLFLGFLNGVSFFWTTTHLALPMLFICVVLLALFFALDTYFYRKGGEERPAALDPTPDGAVLSIDGKINFVLLAVVVALVLMSGIWKPGITFDVWGTHVALQNLARDVALVVVTLASLALTPRSAREGNAFNWAPIEEVAKLFAGIFVTIAPVIVILRAGADGSFAQIVHLVTGPDGKPIDAMYFWATGLLSSFLDNAPTYLVFFNLAGGDAQSLMTTGASTLAAISAGAVFMGANSYIGNAPNFMVKAIAESRGVKMPSFFAYLGWALVILIPVFLLTSWIFFPA; encoded by the coding sequence ATGAAACGACATGCCGCCTGGGCGGGCATGGCGTCGGGAGTCGCGCTTGGCGCCGCTCCCGCGCTTGCATCGGCCGCAACGCTCGACGGTGCCACGCTGTCTGCCCTCTGGGGTATCCCGTTTGCCGGGATCCTGCTGTCCATCGCACTGTTCCCGCTCGTCGCTCCGGTGTTCTGGCATCACCACTTCGGCAAGATCGCGGCCGGGTGGGCGGTCGTGTTCCTGATCCCGTTCGCGTTCGCGTTCGGCGCGGGCACCGCGTTCGGCACGCTCGTGCACGCGCTGCTCGAGGAATACATTCCGTTCATCGTGCTGCTCACCGCGCTCTATACGGTGGCGGGCGGCATCTGCGTGAACGGCAACCTGCACGGATCGCCGAAGCTCAATACCTCGATCCTCGCGCTCGGCACGCTGCTCGCGAGCGTGATGGGCACGACGGGCGCCGCGATGCTGCTGATCCGGCCGCTGCTGCGCGCCAACGACAATCGCAAGCATGTCGTGCATGTCGTGATCTTCTTCATCTTCCTCGTCGCGAACGCGGGTGGTTCGCTGTCGCCGCTCGGCGATCCGCCGCTGTTCCTCGGCTTCCTGAATGGCGTGAGCTTCTTCTGGACGACCACGCATCTCGCACTGCCGATGCTGTTCATCTGCGTCGTGCTGCTGGCGCTGTTCTTCGCGCTCGATACGTACTTCTACCGGAAGGGCGGCGAGGAGCGGCCGGCCGCGCTCGACCCGACGCCGGACGGCGCGGTGCTGTCGATCGACGGCAAGATCAACTTCGTGCTGCTCGCGGTCGTCGTCGCGCTCGTGCTGATGAGCGGCATCTGGAAGCCGGGTATCACGTTCGACGTCTGGGGCACGCACGTCGCGCTGCAGAATCTCGCGCGCGACGTCGCGCTCGTGGTCGTCACGCTCGCGTCGCTTGCGCTGACGCCGCGTTCCGCGCGTGAAGGCAACGCGTTCAACTGGGCGCCGATCGAGGAGGTCGCGAAGCTGTTCGCGGGAATCTTCGTGACGATCGCGCCGGTGATCGTGATCCTGCGCGCGGGCGCGGACGGTTCGTTCGCGCAGATCGTCCATCTCGTCACGGGCCCGGACGGCAAGCCGATCGACGCGATGTATTTCTGGGCGACGGGCCTGCTGTCGTCGTTCCTCGACAACGCGCCGACCTATCTCGTGTTCTTCAACCTCGCGGGCGGCGATGCGCAGTCGCTGATGACCACGGGCGCGTCGACGCTCGCCGCGATTTCCGCGGGTGCGGTGTTCATGGGTGCGAACAGCTATATCGGTAACGCGCCGAACTTCATGGTGAAGGCGATCGCCGAATCGCGCGGCGTGAAGATGCCGAGCTTCTTCGCGTATCTCGGCTGGGCGCTCGTGATCCTGATACCCGTGTTCCTGCTGACGTCGTGGATATTCTTCCCGGCGTAA